In Gouania willdenowi chromosome 15, fGouWil2.1, whole genome shotgun sequence, one DNA window encodes the following:
- the tmem14a gene encoding transmembrane protein 14A, translated as MMAIDWIGFGYAAAIAFGGFMGYKRKGSVMSLMAGLVFGALSAYGAFNISFNQKDIKISLLASGLLSLVMGMRYKSSGKFMPAGLMAGLSLLMVFRLLLLLMMSIGG; from the exons ATGATGGCAATTGACTGGATTGGGTTTGGCTATGCCGCTGCCATTGCATTCGGTGGATTCATGGGATACAAGAGAAAAG GCAGTGTGATGTCCCTGATGGCTGGTTTAGTGTTCGGGGCACTGTCTGCATACGGTGCATTCAACATCTCTTTTAACCAAAAGGACATCAAGATATCATTAT TGGCTTCTGGACTCCTCTCGCTCGTCATGGGGATGAGGTACAAAAGTTCTGGGAAGTTTATGCCTGCAGGCCTCATGGCAGGACTGAG TTTGTTAATGGTGTTCCgcctgttgctgctgctgatgatgtcAATCGGAGGATGA